The window CTCTATTCCCAGTTCTAAGGACATTTTGGCGAGTATATTCCAGTTTGGTTTTCTATCTCCTCGGAACAGCTGGGTGATGAAGGACGCCGAAGTTCCAACTTTTTGGGCAAGTTCCTTCTTGCTGATATTATCTTGCTCCATTTTTAGGTCAACCAAACCTAAAAATTGCATGGCCAATACATCCGCCCTGGAAGAAACAAGGTCTTCTTGGGACATGGTGTTAAAAAGTGCATCCCATTCTTTTTTGATTGAGTTCGTCATGATGTT is drawn from Belliella baltica DSM 15883 and contains these coding sequences:
- a CDS encoding helix-turn-helix domain-containing protein yields the protein MTNSIKKEWDALFNTMSQEDLVSSRADVLAMQFLGLVDLKMEQDNISKKELAQKVGTSASFITQLFRGDRKPNWNILAKMSLELGIEFKVMTEEMIQERVDEELMEYHKRWSKTQEYLKLKNQVTNPQTVMAVSPMSEDDYAMAG